Proteins from one Chitinophaga oryzae genomic window:
- a CDS encoding TonB-dependent receptor: protein MKNILKVCLGSLLLLMSFSLVLTAQTPATITGTVTDKTSGNGMQGVTVSVKGATAGTITGNGGNFQLKTNHALPLTLVFTYVGYQTTEQVVNNANEKVIIALSTTEILGQEVVVAASRVQESILQSPVSIEKLDSRALKASPAASFYDALANLKGVEMSTQSLTFKSVNTRGFNSNGNTRVLQLNDGMDNQAPGLNFSVGNMVGIPELDLDNVELIPGAASALYGPNALNGIVLMTSKNPFQYQGLSAQVKTGILNDGGRTSATTGFYDVSVRYAHAFNNKWAFKLNVGYIKADDWQAHDYRDQSLANGHTLQDGTRANNEGYNGVNIYGDENSVNMYNSFKTGGQLTQQLAGISAMFGGRVSPDQIFNAAMPAPNKATITRTGYNEADVVDYGTKNLKLNGALHYKITENLEALIQGSYGSGTTVYTGADRYSLKDFNMGQYKVELRHPDFYVRAYTTQERSGDSYASGTLAAGINEAWKPSTQWYAQYFGTYATQALGTFAQAYGAALQGGANDAAAYAAAQNAVSSRMPLFFQNARAKADSGRFMPGTADFNNAAAKVREKPIPGDAKGVGAKFTDKTNLYQLEFMYNFHNLIKFAEILVGGNYRLYTLNSEKTLFAVDDNGKEFRINEYGGYVQIMKKLIDDHLKLTGSLRYDKNMNFKGQFSPRLSAVYTFLQTHNLRVSYQTGFRIPNNQDQYIDLTTPQAHLIGGLPFLRERYGLRSGEVFTLQSVLAGAPKAYTFREFKPERIQAYELGYKALIAKRLLVDAYIYKNDFKNMNGSQVLVKPASGTTPQQIFSVPVSAEETVKSWGWAVGLDYSLPLNFTAGGNISYNELSNAKELGSFLAMFNTPKVRYSLNLGNRNIANSNIAANVVWKWQQSYIWQSSFVGPNVNALALSEIPAFGTLDAMVSKFFPKAKTTVKLGGVNILNKSYVQSWGNPTIGSQWYISLGYNL, encoded by the coding sequence ATGAAAAACATTCTAAAAGTATGTTTGGGCTCCCTGTTGCTATTGATGTCCTTTTCCCTGGTACTCACAGCACAAACGCCTGCAACTATTACCGGTACTGTAACAGACAAAACTTCCGGAAACGGCATGCAGGGAGTTACTGTCTCCGTGAAAGGCGCCACAGCCGGCACCATTACGGGCAACGGCGGCAACTTCCAGCTCAAAACGAACCATGCACTTCCGTTGACCCTTGTTTTTACCTATGTAGGTTATCAAACCACAGAACAGGTAGTTAACAATGCCAATGAAAAAGTAATCATTGCCCTCAGCACCACCGAAATACTCGGGCAGGAGGTGGTGGTAGCCGCCAGCCGCGTACAGGAAAGTATCCTGCAATCGCCGGTGTCTATCGAAAAGCTGGACAGCCGCGCCCTGAAAGCGTCTCCGGCAGCCTCCTTTTATGACGCTCTCGCCAACCTGAAAGGCGTGGAAATGAGCACCCAGAGCCTTACCTTCAAGTCTGTCAACACCCGCGGTTTCAACAGCAACGGTAACACCCGCGTGCTGCAGCTGAACGACGGTATGGACAACCAGGCCCCCGGCCTCAATTTCTCCGTCGGTAACATGGTAGGCATCCCCGAACTGGACCTCGACAACGTGGAACTGATACCCGGCGCCGCCTCCGCCTTGTACGGCCCCAATGCGCTCAACGGCATCGTGCTGATGACCAGCAAAAACCCCTTCCAGTACCAGGGCCTCAGCGCGCAGGTGAAAACCGGCATCCTCAACGATGGCGGCCGCACTTCCGCTACGACCGGTTTCTACGACGTGTCTGTACGCTACGCACATGCCTTCAACAACAAATGGGCGTTTAAACTGAACGTAGGCTACATCAAAGCAGACGATTGGCAGGCGCACGACTACCGCGACCAGAGCCTGGCCAACGGCCATACGCTGCAGGACGGCACCCGCGCCAACAACGAAGGATACAACGGCGTAAACATCTACGGCGATGAAAACTCCGTTAACATGTACAACTCCTTCAAAACCGGCGGTCAGCTGACCCAGCAACTGGCAGGCATCTCCGCTATGTTTGGCGGCAGAGTCTCCCCCGATCAGATCTTCAACGCCGCCATGCCCGCTCCCAATAAAGCCACCATCACCCGCACCGGCTACAACGAAGCGGACGTAGTAGACTACGGCACCAAAAACCTGAAACTGAACGGCGCCCTGCACTATAAAATCACTGAAAACCTCGAAGCCCTCATCCAGGGCAGCTACGGCTCCGGTACCACCGTTTACACCGGCGCCGACCGCTACTCCCTGAAAGACTTCAACATGGGCCAGTACAAAGTGGAACTGCGGCACCCCGACTTTTATGTGAGGGCCTACACCACACAGGAAAGGTCCGGCGACAGCTATGCCAGCGGCACCCTGGCCGCCGGTATCAACGAAGCCTGGAAACCCAGCACTCAATGGTATGCCCAGTACTTCGGCACCTATGCCACCCAGGCGTTGGGCACCTTTGCACAGGCATACGGCGCAGCACTCCAGGGAGGCGCCAATGACGCCGCCGCCTATGCCGCCGCGCAGAACGCCGTCTCCTCCCGCATGCCGCTGTTCTTCCAGAACGCGCGTGCCAAAGCTGATTCCGGCCGGTTCATGCCAGGCACCGCTGATTTCAACAATGCCGCCGCCAAAGTGCGCGAAAAACCGATCCCCGGCGACGCTAAAGGCGTAGGCGCCAAATTCACGGATAAAACCAATCTCTATCAGCTGGAGTTCATGTACAACTTCCATAACCTGATCAAGTTCGCCGAGATACTGGTAGGTGGTAACTACCGCCTGTACACACTCAACTCTGAAAAAACGCTGTTCGCCGTTGACGACAACGGTAAAGAGTTCCGCATCAACGAATATGGCGGTTACGTTCAGATCATGAAGAAGCTGATCGACGATCACCTGAAGCTTACCGGATCGCTGCGCTATGATAAAAACATGAACTTCAAAGGCCAGTTCAGTCCGCGTTTGTCCGCAGTATATACCTTCCTGCAAACCCATAACCTGCGTGTATCCTATCAGACCGGCTTCCGCATACCCAACAACCAGGACCAGTACATTGACCTGACCACGCCACAGGCACACCTGATCGGCGGTTTGCCGTTCCTGCGTGAACGCTATGGTCTCAGGTCCGGAGAAGTATTTACATTACAGTCAGTGCTGGCTGGCGCACCTAAAGCCTATACCTTCCGTGAGTTCAAACCGGAACGCATACAGGCCTACGAACTCGGCTATAAAGCGCTGATCGCAAAACGACTGCTGGTAGATGCCTACATCTATAAAAATGATTTTAAAAACATGAATGGCAGCCAGGTGCTCGTTAAACCTGCCAGCGGCACCACTCCGCAACAGATATTCTCAGTACCGGTAAGCGCGGAAGAAACCGTAAAATCATGGGGCTGGGCAGTGGGACTGGATTACAGCCTGCCGCTGAATTTCACCGCCGGCGGTAATATCTCTTACAATGAATTGAGCAACGCGAAAGAACTGGGCAGCTTCCTGGCCATGTTCAACACGCCCAAAGTCAGGTACAGCCTTAACCTCGGTAACCGCAATATCGCTAATTCCAATATAGCCGCTAACGTTGTCTGGAAATGGCAACAGTCCTACATCTGGCAGTCTTCCTTTGTAGGCCCGAACGTGAATGCGCTGGCACTGAGCGAGATCCCTGCTTTTGGCACACTGGATGCCATGGTCAGCAAGTTCTTCCCCAAAGCCAAGACCACAGTTAAACTGGGAGGCGTGAATATCCTGAACAAATCTTACGTACAATCCTGGGGCAACCCTACCATTGGATCACAATGGTATATTTCACTGGGATACAACCTCTGA
- the metX gene encoding homoserine O-acetyltransferase MetX: MSAQVFHSKAPFRLESGQVLPELQIAYHTYGTMNADGSNVVWVCHALTANSDAADWWSGLIGHGRVIDPAQHFIVCANIIGSCYGSSGPHTVNPATGQPWYTSFPAVTIRDMVQAHRLLREHLQIQQISLLVGGSMGGYQVLEWALTEPERIKRLFLLCTGAAESAWGIAIHTAQRLAIEADASWQDPAPHAGARGLKAARAIGMVTYRNYQTFMRTQSDPDKEKTDHFRASSYIEYQGEKLVKRFNAQSYWLLTKAMDSHNIARGRHEDITTSLSHIQQPVLLIGISSDLLCPPEEQRLLATYLPDTSYHEIDSSYGHDGFLIEFEKIGKILKDWQ, translated from the coding sequence TTGTCTGCACAGGTTTTTCACAGCAAAGCACCATTCCGGCTGGAGTCCGGCCAGGTATTACCTGAATTACAGATCGCCTATCATACATACGGTACCATGAATGCTGACGGCAGCAACGTGGTATGGGTGTGTCATGCACTGACCGCCAACAGCGACGCGGCTGACTGGTGGAGCGGCCTTATCGGCCATGGGCGGGTGATAGACCCGGCTCAGCACTTTATCGTATGTGCCAATATCATCGGCTCCTGTTACGGCAGCTCCGGCCCTCATACAGTGAATCCTGCTACCGGCCAGCCCTGGTACACCTCCTTCCCCGCGGTCACCATCCGCGATATGGTACAGGCACACCGCCTGTTGCGTGAACACCTGCAGATACAACAGATAAGCCTGCTCGTAGGCGGTTCCATGGGCGGTTACCAGGTACTGGAATGGGCATTGACAGAACCGGAGCGCATTAAGCGCTTGTTCCTGCTCTGCACCGGCGCCGCTGAAAGCGCCTGGGGCATCGCCATCCATACCGCACAACGCCTGGCCATCGAAGCAGATGCCAGCTGGCAGGACCCCGCGCCCCATGCCGGCGCCCGCGGCCTCAAAGCCGCCCGGGCAATCGGCATGGTCACCTACCGGAACTACCAGACCTTTATGCGCACCCAGTCTGATCCCGACAAGGAAAAGACTGACCACTTCCGCGCTTCTTCCTATATCGAATACCAGGGCGAAAAACTGGTAAAACGCTTCAACGCCCAATCCTACTGGCTGCTCACCAAAGCTATGGACAGTCACAACATCGCCCGTGGCCGCCATGAAGACATCACCACTTCCCTCTCCCACATACAGCAACCGGTATTACTGATCGGTATCAGCAGCGACCTGCTCTGCCCCCCGGAAGAACAACGCCTGCTGGCCACCTATCTGCCCGATACCAGTTACCATGAAATCGACTCCTCCTATGGCCATGACGGCTTCCTGATTGAGTTTGAAAAGATCGGCAAGATCCTGAAGGACTGGCAATAA
- a CDS encoding OsmC family protein, whose amino-acid sequence MKIALQRVDDGFNMEAVDEGGHKVLMDSSLENGGKNNGVRPMQMIIMGLGGCSAIDVLMILKKQRQEVKDFRIEIEAEREQGKEPSLWETAHIVFHFTGNIDADKAARAVELSMNKYCSVAETLRQARTKLTWEVKLNA is encoded by the coding sequence ATGAAAATAGCATTACAAAGAGTAGACGACGGATTCAACATGGAAGCCGTAGATGAAGGCGGCCACAAAGTGTTGATGGACTCATCCCTGGAAAACGGGGGGAAGAACAACGGGGTAAGACCTATGCAGATGATCATTATGGGCCTCGGCGGTTGTTCTGCCATTGATGTGCTGATGATCCTGAAAAAACAACGGCAGGAAGTGAAGGATTTCCGCATAGAGATCGAAGCGGAGAGAGAACAGGGCAAAGAGCCGTCTTTATGGGAAACCGCCCACATCGTATTTCATTTTACCGGCAACATCGACGCTGACAAGGCTGCCCGCGCGGTGGAACTGTCTATGAATAAATATTGCTCCGTAGCGGAAACGTTGCGCCAGGCCAGGACCAAACTGACCTGGGAAGTGAAACTGAACGCCTAA
- a CDS encoding O-succinylhomoserine sulfhydrylase: MSNNKQYQPETNAVRIQTARTNEMEHSTPMFLTSSFCFDNAEEMRATFADETDFNIYSRFSNPNVDEFVQKMCALEGAEAGYATASGMSAIFASFMALLKAGDHILSARSIFGSTHTVITKFLPKWGIEWSYFDLNDPAGIEAMVKPNTRMIFVETPSNPGLEIIDIAYLAGIANKHNIILNVDNCFATPVLQRPIEAGAHIVTHSATKWIDGQGRVLGGAVLGKKELIKEVHTFCRSTGPAMSPFNAWVLSKSLETLHVRMERHTSSALKLAQALEGNPHLSSVKYPFLASHPQHDIARKQMSGGGGIVCFELKGGLESGVRFLDALELLSLTANLGDSRSIASHPASTTHAKLSDEERANVGITPGLIRISVGLENVGDLLADIEQALAKSAL; the protein is encoded by the coding sequence ATGAGCAATAACAAGCAATACCAACCGGAAACCAATGCGGTCAGGATTCAGACAGCACGGACCAACGAAATGGAACACTCCACGCCGATGTTCCTGACCTCGAGCTTCTGCTTTGACAATGCGGAGGAAATGAGGGCCACCTTTGCGGATGAAACGGATTTTAATATCTATAGCCGCTTTAGCAATCCTAATGTGGACGAGTTTGTGCAGAAGATGTGCGCCCTCGAAGGCGCGGAAGCCGGTTATGCTACCGCGTCCGGCATGAGCGCTATTTTTGCCAGCTTCATGGCCCTGCTGAAAGCAGGCGACCATATACTGAGCGCCCGCTCTATCTTCGGTTCCACCCATACTGTCATTACCAAATTCCTGCCCAAATGGGGGATAGAATGGTCTTATTTCGACCTGAACGATCCCGCCGGCATTGAAGCGATGGTCAAACCCAATACCCGGATGATCTTCGTAGAAACGCCCTCCAACCCCGGGCTGGAAATCATCGATATTGCCTATCTCGCCGGTATCGCCAACAAGCATAATATCATCCTCAACGTTGACAATTGCTTCGCCACCCCGGTGCTGCAACGGCCCATCGAGGCAGGCGCACACATCGTTACCCATTCGGCCACCAAGTGGATCGACGGGCAGGGGCGCGTACTGGGCGGCGCTGTCCTCGGTAAAAAAGAACTGATCAAAGAAGTACATACTTTCTGCCGCAGCACTGGTCCGGCCATGTCGCCGTTCAACGCCTGGGTGCTGAGCAAAAGCCTGGAAACGTTACACGTGCGCATGGAACGCCACACCTCCAGCGCGCTGAAGCTGGCGCAGGCCCTGGAAGGCAATCCGCACCTGAGCAGCGTGAAATACCCTTTCCTGGCCAGCCATCCGCAGCACGACATCGCCCGCAAACAAATGAGCGGCGGTGGCGGTATCGTATGCTTCGAACTGAAAGGCGGCCTCGAAAGCGGCGTACGTTTCCTCGACGCGCTGGAACTGCTGTCCCTCACCGCTAACCTGGGCGACAGCCGCAGCATCGCGTCACACCCGGCCAGCACTACCCACGCCAAACTGAGCGACGAAGAAAGAGCCAACGTCGGCATTACGCCCGGCCTGATCCGCATCTCCGTTGGCCTCGAGAATGTGGGCGATCTCCTCGCTGATATCGAGCAGGCACTGGCCAAAAGCGCATTGTAA
- a CDS encoding DUF5686 and carboxypeptidase regulatory-like domain-containing protein produces MMKYLPTLFLLLLTTYCEAAIVKGLVTDDKNNPLPFATVLIKGTTTGTTTNAAGQYQLEVPSGQYTLVCQYIGYRKTEKAIQVDGSPQIINFTLLPVNLQIKEVVVKAGGEDPAYAIIRQAIKKRAFYQQQVQEYTCMSYIKGTINMTGTPNRFLGKKIDKEDMGVDSTGKGMVFLSESVTKISFRAPEKLKLEVISDRKSGGGFGMSFPAFISFYDNNVSAVITQMGPRGYISPIAQNALSYYKYRLEGEFREDGRTVNKIRVIPRRKQEPLFSGYIFISDGDWRIHSTDLILTSEYQLELMDSLRIRQTHVPVSGEVWRVKDQVLHMSVDKFGFGMVGNFVNVYSDYNLHPNFPPKYFDNTFLKYDSAFDKKEAIYWDSIRPVPLEDAESRDYHEKDSTARANRLAAMKGNTLDSLRKKQKPVKVMDVLWNGVNRKMYFRRDSAIESHGFHLNGLAKSLKYNTVEGLVLALEPQVNFNTGKEQQLKISPYVRYGLSNTHLNAYTFLTYSSESRIRTRYGRNDWTLGGGKRVSQFNQDNPINNLANEFYTLLLKENHMKLYENWFAQLRYSRTFQTNDRLTVGARYESRIPLENTTDFVIFKSGKQFSPNHPEDLAQIPFERHRAFIVDMSFRYQPGQQFVELPDRKMPLGSRYPTFEVAYSKGIPDVGNSVVDFDKWKLSVFDNMNFKLFGEFRYRLTAGGFLNDRNVQIPDFQHFNGNQTFYNTKYLNSFQLAPYYRYSTTAPFFITANVEHHFNGLLTNKIPLLNRLKWNLVAGSNAFYVNDKNNYVEAFLGLENILKVVRVDVVAGYQSQDDTRIGVRVGLGGIFGNLIKLD; encoded by the coding sequence ATGATGAAGTACTTACCGACCCTGTTTTTACTCCTGTTAACAACGTACTGTGAAGCCGCTATTGTCAAAGGGCTCGTGACCGACGACAAAAATAATCCGCTACCTTTTGCTACCGTCCTCATAAAAGGCACTACCACCGGCACCACCACCAACGCTGCCGGCCAGTACCAGCTGGAAGTACCTTCCGGCCAGTATACGCTCGTATGCCAGTATATCGGTTACCGTAAGACTGAAAAAGCGATCCAGGTGGACGGCTCCCCGCAGATCATCAATTTTACCCTGCTGCCGGTCAACCTGCAAATTAAAGAAGTAGTAGTAAAAGCAGGAGGAGAAGACCCCGCTTATGCCATCATCCGGCAGGCCATCAAAAAAAGAGCTTTCTACCAGCAACAGGTACAGGAGTACACCTGCATGTCTTATATCAAGGGCACGATCAACATGACGGGCACACCCAACCGGTTCCTGGGTAAAAAGATAGATAAAGAAGACATGGGGGTGGACAGCACCGGCAAAGGGATGGTGTTCCTGTCGGAATCTGTTACAAAGATCTCTTTCCGCGCGCCGGAAAAGCTGAAGCTGGAAGTGATCTCCGACCGTAAAAGCGGGGGAGGATTCGGCATGAGTTTCCCGGCTTTCATCAGCTTCTACGATAACAATGTATCTGCTGTGATCACACAGATGGGACCGAGAGGCTATATCTCCCCGATAGCACAGAATGCATTGTCTTATTATAAATACCGCCTGGAAGGAGAGTTCCGGGAAGACGGCCGTACGGTCAATAAGATACGGGTGATCCCCAGAAGGAAGCAGGAGCCCCTGTTTTCCGGTTATATCTTCATCTCCGACGGGGACTGGCGTATTCACAGCACCGACCTGATACTCACCAGCGAATACCAGCTGGAACTGATGGATTCCCTGCGTATCCGGCAAACGCATGTGCCGGTATCAGGGGAGGTGTGGCGCGTCAAAGACCAGGTGCTGCATATGTCTGTAGATAAATTTGGTTTCGGCATGGTGGGCAACTTTGTGAATGTATATTCCGATTATAACCTGCATCCCAACTTCCCGCCGAAGTATTTCGATAACACCTTCCTGAAGTACGATTCTGCTTTTGATAAAAAGGAAGCGATCTACTGGGACAGCATCCGGCCGGTGCCGCTGGAGGATGCCGAATCCCGCGACTATCATGAGAAAGACAGCACGGCCCGCGCCAACAGGCTGGCTGCTATGAAAGGGAATACCCTCGATTCGCTGCGTAAAAAGCAGAAGCCGGTCAAGGTGATGGATGTACTGTGGAACGGCGTGAATCGTAAAATGTATTTCCGCCGCGACAGCGCCATTGAATCACACGGTTTCCATCTGAACGGCCTGGCGAAATCCCTGAAATACAATACAGTGGAAGGCCTGGTGCTGGCACTGGAGCCGCAGGTGAACTTCAATACCGGGAAAGAACAACAACTGAAAATTTCTCCGTATGTGCGTTACGGTTTGAGCAATACTCACCTGAACGCTTATACGTTTTTGACCTATAGTTCGGAAAGCCGTATCCGTACCCGTTATGGGCGCAACGACTGGACATTGGGCGGCGGTAAGCGGGTCAGCCAGTTTAACCAGGATAACCCGATCAACAATCTCGCGAATGAATTTTATACGCTGTTGCTGAAAGAGAATCACATGAAGCTGTATGAAAACTGGTTCGCGCAGTTACGCTATAGCCGTACTTTTCAGACGAACGACCGCTTAACTGTCGGCGCCCGTTATGAAAGCCGGATACCGCTGGAGAACACCACTGATTTTGTGATCTTTAAGAGCGGTAAGCAGTTTTCTCCCAACCACCCCGAAGACCTGGCGCAGATACCGTTTGAGCGGCATCGGGCTTTTATCGTAGACATGAGTTTCCGTTATCAGCCGGGGCAGCAGTTTGTGGAGCTGCCGGACCGTAAAATGCCGCTGGGTTCCAGGTACCCGACGTTTGAAGTGGCCTATAGCAAAGGGATTCCGGATGTGGGCAACAGTGTGGTGGACTTCGACAAGTGGAAGCTGTCCGTATTTGATAATATGAACTTTAAATTATTCGGCGAGTTCCGCTACCGCCTAACTGCCGGTGGTTTCTTAAACGACCGTAATGTGCAGATACCGGATTTCCAGCATTTCAATGGTAACCAGACTTTCTATAACACCAAATACCTGAACAGTTTCCAGCTGGCGCCTTATTACCGCTACAGCACTACAGCGCCGTTTTTCATTACGGCCAATGTGGAGCATCATTTCAACGGGTTGCTGACGAACAAGATACCGCTGCTCAACCGGCTGAAGTGGAACCTGGTAGCTGGTTCCAACGCGTTCTATGTGAATGATAAAAACAACTATGTGGAAGCATTCCTCGGGTTGGAGAATATTCTGAAAGTAGTCAGGGTAGACGTGGTGGCAGGTTATCAGAGCCAGGATGATACGCGCATCGGCGTGAGAGTGGGGCTGGGGGGAATATTCGGTAATTTAATTAAGCTGGATTAG
- a CDS encoding response regulator, whose product MMTWQRKPYNILWVDDDPFFLNWITPQITATCFIIQTFEDAQTALAYLERVQPDIVLTNLVMPHMSGLEMIAAIRRQDPHIPIVVVSNRFQDGERQAAFKAGANSFLSKAGINGEAVMTSIRPYLEQ is encoded by the coding sequence ATGATGACCTGGCAGCGTAAACCCTATAACATTCTCTGGGTGGATGACGATCCCTTTTTTCTGAATTGGATAACCCCGCAGATAACAGCTACCTGCTTCATCATACAGACTTTTGAAGATGCTCAAACAGCCCTGGCGTACCTGGAAAGGGTGCAGCCCGACATCGTGCTCACCAACCTGGTGATGCCACATATGTCCGGACTGGAGATGATTGCGGCTATACGGCGCCAGGACCCGCATATTCCGATTGTGGTGGTGTCCAACAGGTTTCAGGACGGAGAGCGGCAGGCGGCCTTTAAAGCGGGCGCCAATTCGTTTCTTTCCAAGGCAGGGATCAACGGAGAGGCGGTCATGACCAGCATTCGGCCTTACCTCGAACAATGA
- a CDS encoding helix-turn-helix domain-containing protein, with amino-acid sequence MPFFQFVRMNGVRNEELSKRFGERFRELREATGLSTREFADTAGIAYSQVWTIESGKGNPTLSTMEAIAKALGTDISKLLLGL; translated from the coding sequence ATGCCTTTTTTCCAATTTGTGCGAATGAATGGTGTCCGCAACGAAGAACTGTCCAAAAGATTTGGCGAAAGATTCCGGGAACTACGCGAGGCGACAGGCCTCAGCACACGGGAATTTGCTGATACCGCCGGCATTGCCTATTCCCAGGTATGGACCATAGAGTCGGGGAAAGGCAATCCAACTTTGAGTACCATGGAAGCCATCGCCAAAGCGCTCGGTACCGATATTTCCAAACTACTGTTAGGTTTATAG
- the trhO gene encoding oxygen-dependent tRNA uridine(34) hydroxylase TrhO — MVLHNRVSAAELRKRLELETFKRVTISFYQYAKIEDPQAFRDQLYESLFKLDVFGRIYVAHEGINAQISVPEHHFEAFRSTLYAISFLNGIRLNVAVDDDGKSFFVLKIKVREKIVADGIDDPTFDMANRGKYVDAKGFNELTNDPETVIVDMRNHYEYEVGHFEGAIEVPSDTFRDQLPMAVDMLKDQKDKNIIMYCTGGIRCEKASAYMLHHGFKNVFHLEGGIIEYTNKAREQNLPIKFKGKNFVFDERLGERISEDIISQCHQCGEPCDTHTNCLNDGCHLLFIQCESCAQKYNGCCSEACKEVHALPEEEKAALRKGVDKGLMFNKSRRKRIK, encoded by the coding sequence ATGGTATTACACAACAGAGTCTCTGCCGCCGAGCTCAGGAAGCGGCTGGAGCTGGAAACATTTAAGCGCGTTACTATTTCCTTTTACCAGTACGCGAAAATCGAAGACCCGCAGGCTTTCCGCGATCAACTCTACGAGTCCCTCTTCAAACTGGACGTTTTCGGACGTATCTACGTAGCCCATGAAGGTATCAACGCACAGATCAGCGTGCCGGAACATCATTTTGAAGCTTTCCGCAGCACCCTCTATGCCATTAGCTTCCTGAACGGCATCCGCCTGAACGTGGCCGTAGACGACGACGGCAAATCTTTCTTCGTGCTGAAGATCAAAGTGCGGGAAAAAATCGTGGCCGACGGTATCGACGATCCCACCTTTGACATGGCCAACCGTGGCAAATACGTGGACGCCAAAGGATTTAATGAACTGACCAACGATCCTGAAACGGTGATCGTGGACATGCGCAACCACTATGAATATGAAGTCGGACACTTCGAAGGCGCCATCGAAGTGCCTTCGGATACTTTCCGCGATCAGCTGCCCATGGCAGTAGACATGCTGAAAGACCAGAAAGACAAAAACATCATCATGTACTGCACCGGCGGAATCCGCTGTGAGAAAGCATCTGCTTACATGTTGCACCACGGGTTCAAAAATGTTTTCCACCTCGAAGGCGGCATTATCGAATACACCAATAAAGCCCGGGAGCAAAACCTTCCCATCAAGTTCAAAGGCAAAAACTTCGTGTTCGACGAGCGGCTGGGAGAAAGAATAAGTGAGGATATTATTAGCCAGTGTCATCAATGTGGGGAACCCTGTGATACCCATACCAACTGTTTAAATGACGGCTGTCACCTTTTGTTCATCCAGTGCGAATCCTGCGCCCAAAAATACAACGGCTGCTGCAGCGAAGCCTGTAAAGAGGTGCATGCGCTGCCGGAAGAAGAAAAAGCAGCCCTGCGCAAAGGAGTGGACAAAGGACTCATGTTCAACAAATCCCGCAGGAAAAGAATAAAATAA